A single genomic interval of Electrophorus electricus isolate fEleEle1 chromosome 2, fEleEle1.pri, whole genome shotgun sequence harbors:
- the dgkh gene encoding diacylglycerol kinase eta isoform X5 has protein sequence MEDWISSLKSVQSREHYETAQFNVEHFSGMHNWYACSHARPTFCNVCRDSLSGVTSHGLSCEVCKFKAHKRCAVRATNNCKWTTLASIGKDIIEDEDGIAMPHQWLEGNLPVSAKCAVCDKTCGSVLRLQDWRCLWCKAMVHMACMDLFPRKCPLGQCKVSIIPPTALNSIDSDGFWKATCPPSCASPLLVFVNSKSGDNQGVKFLRRFKQLLNPAQVFDLVNGGPHLGLRLFQKFDNFRILVCGGDGSVGWVLSEIDTLNLHKQCQLGVLPLGTGNDLARVLGWGPSCDDDAQLPQILAKLERASTKMLDRWSIMTYEIKIPPKHSCPATPEETEDCQFQITDYEDSVAAHLSKILNSDQHSVVISSAKILCETVKDFVAKVGKSYEKTLENSEEAESMAQKCAVLNEKLDSLLQTLNAEARAARPPALTTPPIVEEELSEEEELSEESLTELKEKLEQSATEKEARCDLLRPREQLVLRANSLKKAVRQIIEQAEKMVDEQNAHTDEQELQAPGEFKKDMEDENRESEKDEDTKELEALPVAKSPCSPAESRVSRSTQSCGSFSIPPFTASKENLPVLNTRIICPGLRAGLAASIAGSSIISKMLLANIDPFGATPFIDPDLDLLDGYLEKCVMNNYFGIGLDAKISLEFNNKREEHPEKCRSRTKNMMWYGVLGTKELLQRTYKNLEQKVQLECDGQYIPLPSLQGIAVLNIPSYAGGTNFWGGTKEDDIFCAPSFDDKILEVVAVFGSMQMAVSRVIKLQHHRIAQCRTVKITILGDEGVPVQVDGEAWIQPPGVIKIQHKNRAQMLTRDRAFENTLKSWEDKLKYDKPPLRPHLYPQHSVDLATEEEASLVQTCARAADQLITHICEAAKTNGLLEQELAHAVNAASHAINKTHPKFPESLTRNTAIEVASTVKALHNETESLLVGRVSLQLDPPEEELLSSSLQSVELELGKLVEVPWLYHILQPNDEEDHSLEYGKRNSRSGVFRIVPKFKKEKALKKPSPQSVQRWGTEEVGAWLEQLSLGEYKDTFIRHDIRGSELLHLERRDLKDLGISKVGHMKRILQGTKELAKSALMDL, from the exons TGTGTAAATTCAAAGCCCACAAAAGGTGTGCTGTCAGAGCCACTAATAACTGCAAATGGACCACGCTGGCATCTATTGGGAAGGACATCATTGAGGATGAGGACGGG ATTGCTATGCCCCACCAGTGGCTGGAAGGCAACCTGCCTGTCAGTGCCAAGTGTGCCGTGTGTGACAAAACCTGTGGCAGCGTGCTGCGTCTGCAGGACTGGCGCTGCCTCTGGTGCAAAGCCATG GTGCATATGGCCTGCATGGACCTTTTCCCACGCAAGTGTCCTCTGGGCCAGTGCAAAGTGTCCATCATCCCCCCCACCGCGCTCAACAGCATCGACTCCGACG gcTTTTGGAAGGCCACCTGCCCTCCGTCGTGTGCCAGCCCACTCTTAGTGTTTGTCAACTCCAAAAGTGGAGACAACCAAGGAGTGAAGTTCCTGCGTCGCTTCAAACAGCTGCTCAACCCTGCTCAGGTCTTTGACCTCGTCAACGGTGGTCCTCATTTAGG GCTGCGCTTATTTCAAAAGTTCGACAATTTCCGAATCCTGGTCTGTGGCGGAGATGGTAGCGTGGGCTGGGTCCTGTCTGAAATCGATACGCTCAACCTACACAAACAG TGCCAGCTGGGCGTGCTGCCTCTGGGCACAGGCAACGACCTGGCGCGTGTGCTGGGCTGGGGACCGTCGTGCGACGATGACGCGCAGCTGCCACAGATCCTGGCCAAACTGGAGCGAGCCAGCACCAAAATGCTGGATAG GTGGAGCATAATGACGTACGAGATTAAAATCCCTCCCAAGCACAGCTGCCCTGCTACGCCCGAGGAGACAGAGGACTGCCAG TTTCAGATTACAGATTATGAAGATTCGGTCGCTGCTCATCTCAGTAAGATTCTCAACTCAGATCAGCACTCCGTGGTCATATCCTCAGCAAA AATCCTCTGTGAAACAGTGAAGGACTTTGTGGCCAAAGTGGGGAAGTCCTACGAGAAGACGCTGGAGAACAGTGAGGAGGCTGAGAGCATGGCTCAGAAG TGTGCCGTCCTGAACGAGAAGCTGGACTCACTCCTGCAGACGCTGAACGCCGAGGCCCGTGCAGCCAGGCCTCCTGCTCTCACTACTCCGCCCAtcgtggaggaggagctgagcgaggaggaggagctgagcgAGGAGTCCCTGACAGAGTTGAAGGAGAAGCTGGAACAGAGCGCCACGGAGAAGGAGGCGCGGTGCGACCTCCTCCGGCCGCGGGAGCAGCTGGTGCTCCGCGCCAACAGCCTGAAGAAGGCCGTGCGGCAGATCATTGAGCAGGCGGAGAAAA TGGTGGATGAACAGAACGCCCACACGGATGAGCAGGAGCTGCAGGCGCCGGGCGAGTTCAAAAAGGACATGGAAGACGAaaacagggagagtgagaaggatGAGGACACGAAGGAGCTGGAGGCTCTGCCCG TGGCAAAATCGCCCTGCTCGCCTGCGGAGAGTCGAGTGAGTCGCAGCACACAGTCCTGCGGCTccttctccatccctcccttcACCGCGAGCAAGGAAAACCTGCCTGTCCTGAACACTCGTATTATCTGCCCAG GTTTGCGGGCAGGCCTCGCCGCCTCCATCGCCGGGAGCTCCATCATCAGTAAGATGCTGCTGGCCAACATCGACCCTTTTGGAGCCACGCCCTTCATTGACCCGGACCTGGACTTGCT AGACGGGTATCTGGAGAAGTGCGTGATGAACAACTACTTTGGGATCGGTTTGGACGCCAAGATCTCACTAGAGTTCAATAACAAGCGTGAAGAGCATCCAGAGAAGTGCCG GAGTCGCACCAAGAACATGATGTGGTACGGAGTCTTGGGCACCAAGGAGCTTCTGCAGAGAACCTACAAGAACCTGGAGCAAAAAGTACAGTTAGAG TGTGACGGACAGTACATCCCACTGCCCAGTCTGCAGGGAATCGCCGTGCTGAACATTCCCAGCTACGCTGGAGGGACCAATTTCTGGGGCGGGACCAAAGAGGATGAT ATATTTTGTGCTCCATCGTTTGATGATAAAATCTTGGAGGTGGTGGCTGTGTTTGGGAGTATGCAGATGGCAGTGTCCAGAGTGATCAAACTCCAGCATCACCGCATAGCGCAG TGTCGCACAGTGAAGATCACTATTCTGGGAGACGAAGGGGTGCCTGTCCAGGTGGATGGAGAGGCTTGGATTCAGCCGCCCGGGGTTATCAAAATCCAGCACAAGAACCGGGCCCAGATGCTGACCAGAGACAGG GCCTTCGAGAACACGCTGAAGTCGTGGGAGGACAAGCTGAAGTACGACAAGCCTCCGCTGCGCCCACACCTCTACCCACAGCACTCCGTGGACCTGGCCACCGAGGAGGAGGCCAGCCTGGTGCAGACATGCGCCCGCGCTGCCGACCAACTCATCACACATATCTGTGAGGCGGCCAAGACCAACGGGCTGCTGGAGCAGGAGCTCGCACACGCCGTCAACGCCGCGTCACATGCCATCAACAAAACTCACCCCAAGTTCCCCGAG AGTCTGACCAGAAACACAGCCATCGAGGTGGCCAGCACGGTGAAGGCTCTGCACAACGAGACTGAATCATTACTTGTCGGGCGAGTGTCTTTG CAGCTGGATCCGCCCGAGGAGGAGCTGCTGTCCAGCTCCCTGCAGAgtgtggagctggagctgggcAAGCTGGTGGAGGTACCCTGGCTCTACCACATCCTGCAGCCCAACGATGAGGAG gaccaCTCACTGGAGTATGGCAAGAGGAACAGTCGCAGTGGCGTATTCCGCATTGTGCCAAAGTTCAAGAAGGAGAAAGCCCTGAAGAAGCCCAGCCCACAGTCCG TTCAGAGGTGGGGCACTGAGGAGGTGGGTGCCTGGCTGGAGCAGCTCAGCTTGGGGGAGTACAAAGACACCTTCATCCGGCATGACATCCGCGGCTCTGAGCTCCTACACCTGGAGAGGAGGGACCTGAAG GATCTGGGGATCTCGAAGGTGGGTCATATGAAGAGAATCCTGCAGGGAACTAAGGAACTGGCCAAGAGCGCCCTGATGGACTTGTGA